A region of Flavobacterium indicum GPTSA100-9 = DSM 17447 DNA encodes the following proteins:
- a CDS encoding DUF4249 domain-containing protein, whose translation MKKLFILLVFVLVSCTEPYHLQTSNFEEALVIEATITNELKSQQIKITKTYRLEENGPDFVENAEVYVKDNLGNIYNFSEGDEIYQSDIAFQAVQGRSYQLFINTADGKSYQSDAELLTHENPIQSIEVADKTFQGERGAEIKVKAFDPTNSSKYYRYEYEETYKIIAPKWLPFTVLVDPNTKELIYTPRTYEARTCYSTVKSNDIILTKTTNLNEDRVDHMVRFIAVTDPIIKHRYSILVRQYVQNLEAYTYYSTLKQLSNNESILSQNQPGFFSGNIECVSNPNEKVIGFFDVSTVSSQRIFF comes from the coding sequence ATGAAAAAGTTATTCATTTTACTTGTATTTGTTTTAGTAAGCTGTACTGAACCTTATCATTTACAAACTTCAAATTTTGAAGAAGCGCTTGTAATTGAAGCAACAATTACCAATGAATTAAAATCACAACAAATTAAAATAACAAAAACTTACAGGTTAGAAGAAAACGGACCTGATTTTGTAGAAAATGCGGAAGTTTATGTAAAAGATAATTTGGGAAATATTTATAATTTCTCGGAAGGTGATGAAATTTATCAATCTGACATTGCATTTCAAGCAGTTCAAGGAAGAAGCTACCAATTGTTTATCAATACTGCAGACGGTAAATCTTACCAATCTGATGCCGAACTGCTAACCCATGAAAATCCAATACAATCCATTGAAGTTGCTGATAAAACTTTTCAAGGTGAAAGAGGTGCTGAAATAAAGGTAAAAGCATTTGATCCAACAAATAGTTCAAAATATTACCGATATGAATATGAAGAAACCTATAAAATTATTGCTCCAAAATGGTTACCTTTTACTGTATTAGTTGATCCTAACACTAAAGAACTTATTTATACACCTAGAACTTATGAAGCAAGAACTTGCTATTCAACAGTAAAATCTAATGACATCATATTAACGAAAACAACTAATTTAAATGAAGATAGAGTTGACCACATGGTTAGATTTATAGCTGTAACAGACCCTATTATCAAACACAGATACAGTATTTTAGTCAGACAATATGTGCAAAACCTTGAAGCATATACTTATTACAGTACTTTAAAACAATTATCTAATAATGAAAGTATACTTTCTCAAAACCAACCAGGATTTTTCTCTGGAAATATTGAATGTGTTTCAAATCCAAATGAAAAAGTTATTGGTTTTTTTGATGTTTCAACTGTAAGTTCTCAGAGAATATTTTTTTAA